A single genomic interval of Streptomyces showdoensis harbors:
- a CDS encoding response regulator transcription factor: MRVLLVEDDEPVAESLLRGLNRYGFAVEWVTTGGAALDHEGPYDVVLLDLGLPDTDGLDVCRALRERSDVPIIVISARSDETDRVVGLELGADDYVSKPFGVREVIARIRAVMRRAQPRPSIPAGGQAAAVQDRYGARLTLDRRAARVRLDGEEVALTPKEYDLLAFLTEEPGALMSREQIMEAVWDANWFGPTKTLDVHVAALRRKLAGAISIEAVRGVGFRLVVHEGGADGGREGGSERGHEGRGDAAS; this comes from the coding sequence GTGCGCGTACTTCTGGTGGAAGACGATGAGCCGGTCGCCGAGTCCTTGCTCCGCGGCCTGAACCGGTACGGCTTCGCCGTCGAGTGGGTCACCACGGGTGGCGCCGCGCTGGACCACGAGGGCCCGTACGACGTCGTCCTCCTCGACCTCGGGCTGCCCGACACCGACGGCCTCGACGTGTGCAGGGCGCTGCGCGAGCGCAGCGACGTACCGATCATCGTGATCAGCGCGCGCAGCGACGAGACGGACCGGGTGGTCGGCCTGGAGCTGGGCGCCGACGACTACGTGTCCAAGCCCTTCGGGGTGCGCGAGGTCATCGCCCGGATACGGGCGGTCATGCGGCGCGCGCAGCCCCGGCCGTCGATCCCGGCGGGCGGCCAGGCGGCGGCCGTCCAGGACCGGTACGGCGCCCGGCTCACCCTGGACCGCAGGGCGGCCCGGGTGCGGCTGGACGGCGAGGAGGTCGCGCTCACGCCCAAGGAGTACGACCTGCTGGCCTTCCTCACCGAGGAACCCGGCGCGCTGATGTCGCGGGAGCAGATCATGGAAGCGGTCTGGGACGCGAACTGGTTCGGCCCGACCAAGACCCTGGACGTCCACGTGGCCGCGCTGCGGCGCAAGCTCGCCGGGGCGATCTCCATCGAGGCGGTGCGGGGGGTCGGCTTCCGGCTCGTCGTGCACGAGGGCGGGGCCGACGGCGGGCGTGAGGGCGGGAGCGAGCGCGGGCACGAGGGCCGGGGCGACGCCGCCTCATGA
- a CDS encoding sensor histidine kinase, with translation MIRRLIVSYILLVAVAILLFTVPVAFTLTAQLRNDTEAFAKREATTMALLAGNGNASSCRALEEMARAYERQTGARVRVTPTAACATDLPEPAPGTALDRALDDGRATADWGSDFIWGSDLVVTVPAKDGDRIVGAVRIVYPTESLNHRLWTIWGFRAGLAVVVLGVAALIGAMVARRLTRPLRQLNDMASKFSDGDLTARSPVEGPVETQTLARTLNQAGERLDTLIASQRNFVADASHQLRTPLTALRLSLDNIADGVDDEFVREDVELATAEVVRMSRLVNGLLVLARAEAKVTAAEPVPLLDVVEERLSVWRAAAEERAVTIEFIETAGGRPQVLAGPGHLEQVLDNVLSNALEVSPDGGTITVRIDPGDAAMRLSVLDQGPGMPDQEKSRAFDRFWRGQGLTGRSGSGLGLAVVKQLVTDDGGTVTLRDAPGGGLWVVITLRASSRSDG, from the coding sequence ATGATCCGTCGGCTCATCGTCAGTTACATCCTGCTCGTCGCCGTGGCGATCCTGCTGTTCACCGTGCCGGTGGCCTTCACGCTCACCGCGCAGCTGCGCAACGACACCGAGGCGTTCGCCAAGCGCGAGGCGACGACCATGGCCCTGCTGGCCGGCAACGGCAACGCGAGCTCCTGCCGGGCGCTGGAGGAGATGGCGCGGGCGTACGAGCGGCAGACCGGCGCCCGGGTGCGGGTGACGCCCACGGCGGCCTGCGCGACGGACCTCCCCGAGCCGGCCCCCGGCACGGCGCTGGACCGGGCCCTGGACGACGGGCGGGCGACGGCGGACTGGGGCTCGGACTTCATCTGGGGCAGCGACCTGGTGGTCACCGTCCCCGCGAAGGACGGGGACCGGATCGTCGGTGCCGTCCGCATCGTCTACCCGACCGAGAGCCTCAACCACCGGCTGTGGACGATCTGGGGCTTCCGGGCCGGCCTGGCCGTGGTGGTGCTGGGGGTGGCCGCCCTGATCGGCGCGATGGTGGCCCGCCGGCTGACCCGGCCGCTGCGCCAGCTCAACGACATGGCGAGCAAGTTCAGCGACGGCGACCTGACCGCGCGCTCCCCGGTGGAGGGCCCCGTGGAGACGCAGACCCTCGCCCGCACCCTCAACCAGGCCGGCGAGCGCCTGGACACCCTGATCGCCTCGCAGCGCAACTTCGTCGCCGACGCCTCGCACCAACTGCGCACCCCGCTGACGGCGTTGCGGCTCTCGCTGGACAACATCGCGGACGGCGTCGACGACGAGTTCGTACGGGAGGACGTGGAGCTGGCGACCGCGGAGGTGGTGCGGATGAGCCGCCTGGTCAACGGCCTGCTGGTGCTGGCGCGGGCGGAGGCGAAGGTGACGGCGGCGGAGCCGGTGCCGCTCCTGGACGTCGTGGAGGAGCGCCTCTCGGTGTGGCGGGCGGCCGCCGAGGAGCGGGCGGTCACCATCGAGTTCATCGAGACGGCGGGCGGCCGGCCGCAGGTGCTGGCCGGCCCCGGCCACCTGGAGCAGGTGTTGGACAACGTGCTCTCGAACGCGCTGGAGGTCTCACCGGACGGCGGCACCATCACCGTCCGGATCGACCCCGGGGACGCCGCGATGCGGCTCTCCGTGCTCGACCAGGGCCCCGGCATGCCGGACCAGGAGAAGTCCCGCGCCTTCGACCGCTTCTGGCGCGGTCAGGGCCTGACGGGCCGCTCGGGCTCGGGCCTGGGCCTGGCCGTCGTCAAGCAGCTGGTGACGGACGACGGCGGCACGGTGACCCTGCGGGACGCCCCGGGCGGCGGCCTGTGGGTGGTCATCACCCTTCGGGCATCTTCGAGGAGTGATGGTTGA
- a CDS encoding MerR family transcriptional regulator, translating to MTADNSYDRLDDDDYPAYTMGRAAEMIGTTQGFLRALGEARLITPLRSAGGHRRYSRYQLRIAARARELVDQGTPIEAACRIIILEDQLEEAQRINAEYRRAAESSSTPPSD from the coding sequence GTGACAGCAGACAACTCCTACGACCGTCTCGACGACGACGACTACCCGGCCTACACGATGGGTCGGGCCGCCGAGATGATCGGCACCACCCAGGGATTCCTGCGCGCACTCGGCGAAGCGCGCCTCATCACTCCGCTCCGCTCCGCAGGCGGCCACCGCCGCTACTCCCGCTACCAGCTGCGCATCGCGGCCCGCGCCCGGGAGCTGGTCGACCAGGGCACCCCCATCGAGGCTGCCTGCCGCATCATCATCCTCGAAGACCAGCTCGAGGAAGCCCAGCGCATCAACGCCGAGTACCGCCGCGCCGCCGAATCCTCCTCCACGCCGCCCTCGGACTGA
- a CDS encoding DUF6243 family protein translates to MTDSKNINNPVGQGGGQRKRQSRAERQNNGPHRNLDRRGAAEQKAELVRKMREKARAAEEAAQTDDGSAQS, encoded by the coding sequence GTGACCGACAGCAAGAACATCAACAACCCCGTGGGCCAGGGCGGCGGCCAGCGCAAGCGGCAGTCCCGCGCCGAACGGCAGAACAACGGCCCGCACCGCAACCTCGACCGCCGGGGCGCCGCCGAGCAGAAGGCGGAACTGGTCCGCAAGATGCGCGAGAAGGCCCGCGCGGCCGAGGAGGCCGCGCAGACGGACGACGGCTCCGCGCAGAGCTGA
- a CDS encoding SCO5918 family protein, with translation MRCVIARYPFDLTKGGVLESMKGVKPEPVTGASVIIGRRAYPAMQVGQVITRQDRRDFSAGEVLRAMARLGFTCRGPHEAGAPAPGLTPVQQASTLLGSPAVA, from the coding sequence ATGCGTTGTGTCATCGCCCGGTACCCGTTCGACCTGACCAAGGGCGGCGTCCTGGAGTCCATGAAGGGCGTCAAGCCCGAGCCGGTCACCGGCGCATCCGTGATCATCGGCCGCCGCGCCTACCCCGCCATGCAGGTCGGCCAGGTCATCACCCGCCAGGACCGCCGCGACTTCAGCGCCGGCGAGGTCCTGAGGGCCATGGCCCGGCTCGGCTTCACCTGCCGCGGGCCCCACGAGGCCGGAGCCCCCGCTCCCGGCCTCACCCCGGTCCAGCAGGCATCCACGCTGCTCGGCTCGCCGGCCGTCGCCTGA
- a CDS encoding GNAT family N-acetyltransferase, which translates to MTTRSTSPDGPAPAPAPAPAPVSVSLAEAPTRQARNSAALWTATGRSRGHEVVRRRGFVAVEGDERAGTRVLVQEPDLDPGELAELGELVRRAAGPVNAEDPFGATDLSHLGMRSWQMPVMLRTPGPVAEPALEVIRVRRPEDLRAAERIVIAGFELTGFEPYRPGELFPAALIGEPGVDVFVALHEGVAAGACVSVVDDGVGSHYWVGTSPDFRSRGVGRAVMLGALAHLADLPVTLTASKLGRPLYESLGYAVAAPATWWAATS; encoded by the coding sequence ATGACAACAAGATCGACTTCTCCTGACGGCCCTGCACCGGCCCCCGCCCCCGCCCCCGCCCCCGTATCCGTGTCCCTGGCCGAGGCCCCGACCCGACAGGCCCGCAACTCCGCCGCCCTCTGGACCGCGACCGGCCGCAGCCGGGGGCACGAGGTCGTCCGGCGCCGCGGGTTCGTCGCGGTCGAGGGCGATGAGCGGGCCGGGACGCGGGTCCTGGTCCAGGAGCCCGACCTGGACCCGGGCGAGCTGGCCGAGCTGGGCGAGCTGGTCCGCCGGGCCGCGGGCCCGGTGAACGCCGAGGACCCGTTCGGCGCGACCGACCTGAGCCACCTGGGCATGCGGAGCTGGCAGATGCCGGTGATGCTGCGCACCCCGGGGCCCGTCGCCGAACCGGCGCTGGAGGTGATCCGGGTGCGGCGGCCCGAGGACCTCCGGGCGGCCGAGCGGATCGTGATCGCGGGCTTCGAGCTGACCGGCTTCGAGCCCTACCGCCCCGGCGAGCTCTTCCCGGCGGCCCTGATCGGGGAGCCGGGCGTGGACGTCTTCGTCGCCCTGCACGAGGGCGTGGCCGCGGGGGCCTGCGTCAGCGTCGTGGACGACGGCGTCGGCAGCCACTACTGGGTCGGCACCTCGCCGGACTTCCGCTCCCGCGGCGTGGGCCGGGCCGTCATGCTCGGCGCCCTCGCCCACCTGGCGGACCTGCCGGTCACGCTCACCGCGTCGAAGCTGGGCAGGCCGCTGTACGAGTCCCTGGGCTACGCCGTCGCGGCCCCCGCGACCTGGTGGGCCGCCACCTCCTGA
- a CDS encoding DUF6585 family protein, which translates to MASERGTARVPDALRVVAREHGLGARKGLVQNEPKRFPWGGVLPVGVLGAFLGWLALSYAIEDQREQGAWYYSLPLLVLAAIPLGFVGYVLFAWLFRPRPPQIWVAWYEHGALWHVDRGGTSAYTWDEIASVTRQDVKVTNGVTSATTHRLTVTSEDGAEIVVGDEFSGIVPFAEGLVDAFSRARVPRDAARLEAGERIGFGAVDIDVSGVGQGSRRIGWREVERIEVKQGRVEIRRRGERKPWMTLAAPGFPDLPVFLTLADALRRQHES; encoded by the coding sequence ATGGCGTCGGAGCGCGGTACCGCACGGGTCCCGGACGCGTTACGCGTCGTGGCGCGGGAGCACGGACTGGGGGCCCGCAAGGGGCTGGTGCAGAACGAACCGAAGCGCTTCCCGTGGGGTGGCGTGCTGCCCGTGGGCGTGCTCGGCGCGTTCCTGGGGTGGCTGGCCCTGTCGTACGCGATCGAGGACCAGCGGGAGCAGGGCGCCTGGTACTACTCGCTTCCCCTGCTCGTCCTCGCGGCGATCCCGCTGGGGTTCGTCGGGTACGTCCTCTTCGCCTGGCTGTTCCGTCCCCGGCCGCCCCAAATCTGGGTGGCCTGGTACGAGCACGGCGCCCTCTGGCACGTCGACCGCGGGGGGACGTCGGCGTACACCTGGGACGAGATCGCCTCCGTCACCCGGCAGGACGTCAAGGTGACCAACGGGGTCACCAGCGCCACCACGCACCGGCTGACGGTGACGTCCGAGGACGGTGCCGAGATCGTGGTGGGGGACGAGTTCAGCGGGATCGTCCCGTTCGCCGAGGGGCTCGTCGACGCGTTCAGCCGCGCGCGGGTGCCGCGGGACGCCGCCCGGCTGGAAGCCGGGGAACGGATCGGCTTCGGCGCGGTCGACATCGACGTCTCCGGCGTCGGGCAGGGCAGCCGCCGGATCGGCTGGCGGGAGGTGGAGCGGATCGAGGTGAAGCAGGGCCGCGTGGAGATCCGCCGTCGCGGCGAGCGCAAGCCGTGGATGACGCTCGCGGCTCCCGGCTTCCCCGACCTGCCCGTCTTCCTGACCCTCGCCGACGCGCTACGGCGGCAGCACGAGTCCTGA
- a CDS encoding M23 family metallopeptidase — MAERHPRNRTGRRPLRRGLAAAVLAVGLLTASTPPGYGLGEAAPVPGPRFTPLTAAVMTEPAPFDATDGTTHLSYELLTTNALPSSARVRLDRVEVRDARTHRVVGSLSGQALADAANPVGDPLPGADGYTPAPPGPTPTVIPGSQQWVVWIDLALDRGRRVPELLEHHLTGAVLTASGPSPFEETVQVTPTDRTAPMDLNAPVRPGTWYSSESCCGNTHHRRGLGPIDGRLYVPQRFAIDWYRVGERGRTWEGDPARLTSYLSYRQPVVAAAGGRVVEVQDGIPDNTPPVTPPVPPIEETVGNHVTVEVGPGRYLLYAHLKPGSLRVREGDHVAPGRVLGLIGNSGNSTTPHLHFQVMTTPEFFPTDSPPFTFRRFRVVGHVDPRIWDDNLGLQPTGVLPITPSPYDGPHRARYPLDREVLEF, encoded by the coding sequence ATGGCAGAGCGCCACCCTCGCAACCGCACCGGCCGCCGCCCGCTACGTCGCGGGCTCGCCGCCGCCGTGCTCGCGGTCGGCCTGCTGACGGCTTCGACGCCACCCGGATACGGCCTCGGCGAGGCCGCGCCGGTGCCCGGACCCCGGTTCACGCCGCTGACGGCGGCCGTGATGACCGAACCGGCGCCGTTCGACGCCACGGACGGCACGACGCACCTCTCGTACGAACTGCTCACCACGAACGCGCTGCCCAGCAGCGCACGGGTGCGGCTGGACCGTGTCGAGGTCCGGGACGCCCGCACCCACCGGGTGGTGGGCTCGCTGAGCGGGCAGGCGCTGGCCGATGCCGCCAACCCGGTGGGCGACCCACTGCCGGGTGCGGACGGGTACACGCCGGCGCCGCCGGGGCCGACGCCGACCGTGATCCCGGGCTCCCAGCAGTGGGTCGTCTGGATCGACCTGGCCCTCGACCGCGGCCGGCGGGTGCCCGAGCTCCTCGAGCACCACCTCACCGGCGCCGTCCTCACGGCCTCCGGCCCCTCCCCGTTCGAGGAGACGGTTCAGGTCACTCCGACCGACCGCACCGCGCCGATGGACCTGAACGCGCCGGTCCGCCCCGGCACCTGGTACTCCAGCGAGTCGTGCTGCGGCAACACCCACCACCGCCGCGGCCTCGGCCCGATCGACGGACGCCTCTACGTCCCGCAGCGCTTCGCGATCGACTGGTACCGGGTCGGTGAGCGGGGGCGGACCTGGGAAGGCGACCCCGCGCGGCTCACCAGCTACCTGAGCTACCGGCAGCCCGTCGTGGCGGCGGCCGGCGGCAGGGTGGTGGAGGTCCAGGACGGGATCCCGGACAACACGCCGCCCGTCACGCCGCCGGTCCCCCCGATCGAGGAGACCGTCGGCAACCACGTCACCGTGGAGGTCGGCCCGGGCCGCTACCTCCTCTACGCGCACCTGAAGCCCGGTTCGCTCAGGGTCCGGGAGGGCGACCACGTCGCACCCGGCCGGGTCCTCGGGCTGATCGGCAACAGCGGCAACTCGACCACGCCGCACCTGCACTTCCAGGTGATGACCACGCCCGAGTTCTTCCCGACCGACAGCCCCCCGTTCACCTTCCGGAGGTTCCGCGTCGTCGGACACGTCGACCCCCGGATCTGGGACGACAACCTGGGCCTGCAGCCCACCGGCGTCCTCCCGATCACGCCTTCCCCGTACGACGGACCCCACCGTGCGCGCTACCCGCTCGACCGCGAGGTCCTGGAGTTCTGA
- a CDS encoding SgcJ/EcaC family oxidoreductase: MSRRTFSRSAVLVIGAAGLVVGTIGTVVATAEPAEAGSRPSEKQIAGLFDTWNKALQTGDPQKVADLYAADGVLLPTVSNQVRTDRAEIVDYFEHFLQKKPVGKKVETIVEVLDRNSAIDTGVYEFTLTDPKTGQKSTVAARYTYAYEKRGGAWKIVNHHSSKMPEG, translated from the coding sequence TTGAGCCGTCGTACGTTCAGCAGGAGTGCCGTCCTCGTCATCGGGGCCGCCGGCCTCGTCGTCGGCACCATCGGTACCGTCGTGGCCACCGCCGAGCCCGCGGAGGCCGGGTCCAGGCCCTCCGAGAAGCAGATCGCGGGCCTCTTCGACACGTGGAACAAGGCCCTGCAGACCGGTGACCCGCAGAAGGTGGCCGATCTCTACGCCGCGGACGGGGTGCTGCTGCCCACCGTGTCCAACCAGGTCCGCACCGACCGCGCCGAGATCGTCGACTACTTCGAGCACTTCCTGCAGAAGAAGCCGGTCGGCAAGAAGGTCGAGACCATAGTCGAGGTGCTCGACAGGAACTCCGCCATCGACACCGGCGTCTACGAGTTCACGCTCACCGACCCGAAGACCGGTCAGAAGAGCACCGTCGCGGCCCGCTACACCTACGCGTACGAGAAGCGCGGCGGCGCGTGGAAGATCGTCAACCATCACTCCTCGAAGATGCCCGAAGGGTGA